A region from the Triticum aestivum cultivar Chinese Spring chromosome 3D, IWGSC CS RefSeq v2.1, whole genome shotgun sequence genome encodes:
- the LOC123078436 gene encoding protein ROOT HAIR DEFECTIVE 3 isoform X2: MEDPCLSTQLIDGDGVFNVSGLESFMKEVKLAECGLSYAVVSIMGPQSSGKSTLLNHLFRTNFREMDAFRGRSQTTKGIWMAKAQNIEPCTLVMDLEGTDGRERGEDDTAFEKQSALFALAVSDIVLINMWCHDIGREQAANKPLLKTVFQVMMRLFSPRKTTMLFVIRDKSKTPLENLEPILREDIQKIWDGVPKPHAHKDTPLSEFFNVQVVALNSYEEKEELFREQVSNLRDRFQQSIAPGGLAGDRRGVVPASGFSFSSQQFWKVIKENKDLDLPAHKVMVATVRCEEIGYEKVATFTADEEWQQFEEAVQSDYVPGFGKKISSLLDRCLSEYDMEAIYFDEGVRTSKRHQLESKLLQLVNPAYQSLLGHLRTRTLEAFKESFDKAVEKEGFAVAARDSTQIFLEKFDKGSEDATIQQVNWDPSKVKDKLKRDIEAHVVSVRATKLSELCATYEGKLTKALAEPVEALLDSASEDTWPAIRKLLQRETTAAVSGLESAISTFELDEATEKELLLRLENHGRSVVESKAREEAARILIRMKDRFSTLFSRDADSMPRVWTGKEDIKAITKTARSASMKLLSTMAAIRLEEDGDNIDTTLSLALVDAARPGTTDRSIQSLDPLASSSWERVPEERTLISPVQCKSLWRQFKAETEYTVTQAIAAQEANKRNNNWLPPPWALAAMAVLGFNEFMTLLRNPFYLAVMFVVFLVGKAMWVQLDIANEFRNGFLPALLSLSTKFVPTIMNILKRLADEGAAPAAPERQRETELQPRNNSSNSNVTSAGSSSLTSSENGPEYSSPVAQ; encoded by the exons ATGGAGGACCCCTGTCTTTCTACGCAGCTTATTGATGGAGATGGTGTTTTCAATGTTTCTGGATTGGAGAGTTTCATGAAGGAAGTTAAATTGGCCGAATGTGGGCTCTCATACGCTGTTGTATCAATAATGGGCCCACAGAGTAGTG GAAAAAGTACACTTTTGAATCATCTTTTCCGCACCAATTTTAGGGAGATGGATGCTTTCAGAGGAAG GTCACAGACAACCAAAGGTATATGGATGGCAAAGGCCCAGAATATTGAACCGTGCACCCTTGTAATGGATTTGGAAGGCACTGATggaagagagaggggagag GATGACACGGCCTTTGAGAAACAGAGTGCATTATTTGCTTTGGCTGTTTCGGATATTGTGTTGATCAATAT GTGGTGCCATGATATTGGCAGAGAACAGGCTGCGAACAAGCCTCTTTTGAAGACTGTTTTCCAG GTCATGATGAGATTATTCAGTCCTCGCAAAACAACAATGCTATTTGTTATTCGTGACAAATCAAAG ACACCTTTGGAAAATCTTGAACCGATTTTAAGAGAAGATATTCAGAAG ATATGGGATGGTGTTCCTAAACCCCATGCCCATAAAGATACTCCTCTCAGTGAATTTTTCAAT GTGCAAGTGGTGGCCCTTAACAgttatgaggaaaaggaagagttaTTTAGAGAGCAG GTTTCCAACTTGAGAGATAGGTTTCAACAGTCTATTGCTCCTGGTGGACTTGCTGGAGATCGGCGTGGTGTTGTTCCAGCATCAGGTTTTTCATTTAGCTCACAGCAATTTTGGAAGGTCATCAAGGAGAACAAAGACCTTGACCTACCTGCTCATAAA GTTATGGTGGCTACTGTGCGTTGTGAAGAAATCGGTTATGAGAAAGTTGCCACTTTTACAGCTGATGAG GAATGGCAACAATTTGAGGAGGCTGTTCAAAGTGACTATGTACCAGGTTTCGGGAAGAAAATCAGCAGCCTGCTTGATAGATGTTTATCAGA ATACGACATGGAGGCTATTTATTTTGATGAAGGTGTCAGAACATCAAAAAGACATCAACTTGAGTCTAAACTCTTGCAG CTTGTCAATCCTGCGTACCAATCTCTTCTTGGTCATTTACGGACTAGAACTTTAGAAGCATTCAAAGAGTCCTTTGATAAGGCCGTTGAAAAGGAGGGATTTGCTGTTGCTGCTCGCGATTCTACCCAGATTTTCTTGGAGAAGTTTGATAAAGGATCTGAAG ATGCTACCATTCAACAAGTGAACTGGGATCCCTCGAAAGTTAAGGATAAGCTTAAGCGTGACATTGAGGCTCATGTGGTGTCAGTTCGTGCTACAAAGCTTTCTGAACTTTGTGCCACATATGAG GGCAAACTTACCAAAGCTCTTGCAGAACCTGTTGAAGCTCTTCTAGATTCAGCCAGTGAAGACACCTGGCCAGCTATTAGAAAGCTTCTTCAGCGTGAGACAACAGCCGCCGTTTCAGGTCTTGAATCTGCTATTTCAACTTTTGAGCTTGATGAAGCTACTGAGAAAGAATTGCTCTTGAGGCTGGAGAATCATGGAAGGAGCGTTGTTGAATCAAAGGCAAGAGAAGAAGCTGCAAGGATCTTGATCCGCATGAAGGACAG GTTCTCGACGTTATTCAGTCGTGATGCCGACTCGATGCCAAGAGTATGGACAGGAAAGGAAGACATCAAAGCAATTACTAAAACTGCTCGTTCAGCT TCCATGAAGTTGCTTTCTACGATGGCTGCAATTCGGTTGGAAGAAGACGGTGACAACATTGATACCACTCTTTCCCTTGCTCTAGTAGATGCTGCGAGGCCAGGGACTACAGATAGAAGTATTCAATCGCTTGATCCACTCGCCTCCAGTTCATGGGAAAGG GTTCCAGAGGAGAGAACTTTAATCTCCCCTGTCCAGTGCAAGTCTCTGTGGAGGCAATTTAAAGCTGAAACTGAGTATACCGTCACTCAAGCCATAGCTGCTCAG GAAGCAAACAAGAGGAACAACAACTGGCTGCCTCCTCCATGGGCGCTCGCTGCGATGGCTGTCCTTGGTTTCAATGAGTTCATGACATTACTGAG GAACCCATTTTACCTGGCCGTCATGTTTGTAGTTTTCCTAGTCGGGAAAGCCATGTGGGTACAACTAGACATTGCCAATGAATTCCGAAATGGATTT CTTCCAGCTCTCCTTTCGCTGTCGACAAAATTTGTTCCGACAATTATGAACATTCTGAAGAGACTAGCTGATGAGGGGGCAGCGCCCGCAGCCCCAGAGAGGCAGAGAGAGACGGAGCTCCAACCAAGGAATAATAGTTCAAACAGCAACGTGACATCAGCAGGTTCCTCCAGCTTAACCTCTTCAGAGAATGGACCTGAATATTCAAGCCCGGTAGCACAATGA
- the LOC123078436 gene encoding protein ROOT HAIR DEFECTIVE 3 isoform X1 → MEDPCLSTQLIDGDGVFNVSGLESFMKEVKLAECGLSYAVVSIMGPQSSGKSTLLNHLFRTNFREMDAFRGRSQTTKGIWMAKAQNIEPCTLVMDLEGTDGRERGEDDTAFEKQSALFALAVSDIVLINMWCHDIGREQAANKPLLKTVFQVMMRLFSPRKTTMLFVIRDKSKVSADRVHFMRRTMIFSEATASYLFFLLPEPNFVYGDIYNLSGFKQTPLENLEPILREDIQKIWDGVPKPHAHKDTPLSEFFNVQVVALNSYEEKEELFREQVSNLRDRFQQSIAPGGLAGDRRGVVPASGFSFSSQQFWKVIKENKDLDLPAHKVMVATVRCEEIGYEKVATFTADEEWQQFEEAVQSDYVPGFGKKISSLLDRCLSEYDMEAIYFDEGVRTSKRHQLESKLLQLVNPAYQSLLGHLRTRTLEAFKESFDKAVEKEGFAVAARDSTQIFLEKFDKGSEDATIQQVNWDPSKVKDKLKRDIEAHVVSVRATKLSELCATYEGKLTKALAEPVEALLDSASEDTWPAIRKLLQRETTAAVSGLESAISTFELDEATEKELLLRLENHGRSVVESKAREEAARILIRMKDRFSTLFSRDADSMPRVWTGKEDIKAITKTARSASMKLLSTMAAIRLEEDGDNIDTTLSLALVDAARPGTTDRSIQSLDPLASSSWERVPEERTLISPVQCKSLWRQFKAETEYTVTQAIAAQEANKRNNNWLPPPWALAAMAVLGFNEFMTLLRNPFYLAVMFVVFLVGKAMWVQLDIANEFRNGFLPALLSLSTKFVPTIMNILKRLADEGAAPAAPERQRETELQPRNNSSNSNVTSAGSSSLTSSENGPEYSSPVAQ, encoded by the exons ATGGAGGACCCCTGTCTTTCTACGCAGCTTATTGATGGAGATGGTGTTTTCAATGTTTCTGGATTGGAGAGTTTCATGAAGGAAGTTAAATTGGCCGAATGTGGGCTCTCATACGCTGTTGTATCAATAATGGGCCCACAGAGTAGTG GAAAAAGTACACTTTTGAATCATCTTTTCCGCACCAATTTTAGGGAGATGGATGCTTTCAGAGGAAG GTCACAGACAACCAAAGGTATATGGATGGCAAAGGCCCAGAATATTGAACCGTGCACCCTTGTAATGGATTTGGAAGGCACTGATggaagagagaggggagag GATGACACGGCCTTTGAGAAACAGAGTGCATTATTTGCTTTGGCTGTTTCGGATATTGTGTTGATCAATAT GTGGTGCCATGATATTGGCAGAGAACAGGCTGCGAACAAGCCTCTTTTGAAGACTGTTTTCCAG GTCATGATGAGATTATTCAGTCCTCGCAAAACAACAATGCTATTTGTTATTCGTGACAAATCAAAGGTGAGCGCTGACAGGGTGCATTTTATGCGACGAACTATGATATTTTCCGAAGCAACTGCCAGTTATCTTTTTTTTTTACTTCCTGAACCTAATTTTGTGTATGGTGATATATACAACCTTTCTGGTTTTAAACAGACACCTTTGGAAAATCTTGAACCGATTTTAAGAGAAGATATTCAGAAG ATATGGGATGGTGTTCCTAAACCCCATGCCCATAAAGATACTCCTCTCAGTGAATTTTTCAAT GTGCAAGTGGTGGCCCTTAACAgttatgaggaaaaggaagagttaTTTAGAGAGCAG GTTTCCAACTTGAGAGATAGGTTTCAACAGTCTATTGCTCCTGGTGGACTTGCTGGAGATCGGCGTGGTGTTGTTCCAGCATCAGGTTTTTCATTTAGCTCACAGCAATTTTGGAAGGTCATCAAGGAGAACAAAGACCTTGACCTACCTGCTCATAAA GTTATGGTGGCTACTGTGCGTTGTGAAGAAATCGGTTATGAGAAAGTTGCCACTTTTACAGCTGATGAG GAATGGCAACAATTTGAGGAGGCTGTTCAAAGTGACTATGTACCAGGTTTCGGGAAGAAAATCAGCAGCCTGCTTGATAGATGTTTATCAGA ATACGACATGGAGGCTATTTATTTTGATGAAGGTGTCAGAACATCAAAAAGACATCAACTTGAGTCTAAACTCTTGCAG CTTGTCAATCCTGCGTACCAATCTCTTCTTGGTCATTTACGGACTAGAACTTTAGAAGCATTCAAAGAGTCCTTTGATAAGGCCGTTGAAAAGGAGGGATTTGCTGTTGCTGCTCGCGATTCTACCCAGATTTTCTTGGAGAAGTTTGATAAAGGATCTGAAG ATGCTACCATTCAACAAGTGAACTGGGATCCCTCGAAAGTTAAGGATAAGCTTAAGCGTGACATTGAGGCTCATGTGGTGTCAGTTCGTGCTACAAAGCTTTCTGAACTTTGTGCCACATATGAG GGCAAACTTACCAAAGCTCTTGCAGAACCTGTTGAAGCTCTTCTAGATTCAGCCAGTGAAGACACCTGGCCAGCTATTAGAAAGCTTCTTCAGCGTGAGACAACAGCCGCCGTTTCAGGTCTTGAATCTGCTATTTCAACTTTTGAGCTTGATGAAGCTACTGAGAAAGAATTGCTCTTGAGGCTGGAGAATCATGGAAGGAGCGTTGTTGAATCAAAGGCAAGAGAAGAAGCTGCAAGGATCTTGATCCGCATGAAGGACAG GTTCTCGACGTTATTCAGTCGTGATGCCGACTCGATGCCAAGAGTATGGACAGGAAAGGAAGACATCAAAGCAATTACTAAAACTGCTCGTTCAGCT TCCATGAAGTTGCTTTCTACGATGGCTGCAATTCGGTTGGAAGAAGACGGTGACAACATTGATACCACTCTTTCCCTTGCTCTAGTAGATGCTGCGAGGCCAGGGACTACAGATAGAAGTATTCAATCGCTTGATCCACTCGCCTCCAGTTCATGGGAAAGG GTTCCAGAGGAGAGAACTTTAATCTCCCCTGTCCAGTGCAAGTCTCTGTGGAGGCAATTTAAAGCTGAAACTGAGTATACCGTCACTCAAGCCATAGCTGCTCAG GAAGCAAACAAGAGGAACAACAACTGGCTGCCTCCTCCATGGGCGCTCGCTGCGATGGCTGTCCTTGGTTTCAATGAGTTCATGACATTACTGAG GAACCCATTTTACCTGGCCGTCATGTTTGTAGTTTTCCTAGTCGGGAAAGCCATGTGGGTACAACTAGACATTGCCAATGAATTCCGAAATGGATTT CTTCCAGCTCTCCTTTCGCTGTCGACAAAATTTGTTCCGACAATTATGAACATTCTGAAGAGACTAGCTGATGAGGGGGCAGCGCCCGCAGCCCCAGAGAGGCAGAGAGAGACGGAGCTCCAACCAAGGAATAATAGTTCAAACAGCAACGTGACATCAGCAGGTTCCTCCAGCTTAACCTCTTCAGAGAATGGACCTGAATATTCAAGCCCGGTAGCACAATGA